A genomic segment from Chrysemys picta bellii isolate R12L10 chromosome 11, ASM1138683v2, whole genome shotgun sequence encodes:
- the LOC135974286 gene encoding uncharacterized protein LOC135974286 — protein sequence MSCQEIITSSVTSHGRMCSTSKASYSSSNYTPLPKERRQIAEAAKQRAIEILRDALKKKDRVLMEKPQELFLDDSGDPKSWMKRHVILTEELVRDLISELEAVKFKEDLTRENNDAYIYSESGDKTVYLCPLFWKASIYLGEGSQPGTLIHEASHFLGIRDINHSKESIDVAFAWRGKLAKLKVGSEPSVPDLNSLAKALLNANNIECEFEITLNHKGRYEKGRYSCCGEKAVNSVCERAVPDEFLTCTFQGSLSIMKDIDEILTESLLLARDRVKRHIDELREIADALDKIHKGATIANITGGTVGIAGGITTIVGLCLIPVTFGASLIVSLTGLAVSTAGGLTSAAATTTDIVASNVKKETVKKLLQECQADVEHILDLMERETERPQSSKDNENSGFRISDVVFAIPQIGSGAGRAVLNTMKMVDAGKLLANAGRIAKFAGAVTHVLTALTLGLDIFFVAKDSMDLHKGAKTELAAKIREAVNEMEQMIGEINEMVKALTLRPSLTKPWLG from the exons ATGAGTTGCCAGGAAATAATCACTAGCAGCGTGACATCACATGGAAGAATGTGCTCTACTTCTAAAGCAAGTTACTCTTCCAGTAACTACACACCCCTACCTAAAGAAAGGAGACAAATTGCAGAAGCAGCAAAGCAGAGAGCAATTGAGATTCTGAGAGATGCCCTGAAGAAGAAGGACCGAGTGCTGATGGAGAAGCCCCAGGAGCTGTTTTTGGATGATAGTGGAGATCCCAAATCGTGGATGAAACGCCATGTGATACTGACAGAAGAGTTAGTTCGAGATCTCATCTCAGAGCTGGAAGCTGTGAAGTTTAAGGAGGATCTAACCAGGGAAAATAATGACGCATATATTTATTCAGAGTCTGGTGACAAAACAGTGTATTTGTGCCCACTGTTCTGGAAGGCTTCTATATATCTTGGAGAAGGGTCTCAGCCAGGGACTCTTATCCATGAAGCGTCTCACTTCCTGGGGATACGAGATATCAACCATTCCAAGGAGAGTATCGATGTTGCCTTTGCCTGGAGAGGGAAGTTGGCAAAGTTGAAAGTTGGTTCAGAACCCAGTGTCCCAGATCTGAATTCCCTTGCGAAAGCACTATTAAATGCTAACAACATTGAGTGTGAATTTGAAATTACCCTAAATCACAAAGGAAGATACGAGAAGGGACGATACTCCTGCTGTGGGGAAAAAGCCGTGAACTCAGTTTGTGAGAGAGCTGTGCCTGATGAGTTTCTTACCTGCACTTTCCAGGGAAG TTTGTCAATAATGAAGGACATTGATGAAATACTGACGGAGTCATTATTGCTAGCAAGAGACAGAGTGAAGAGACACATAGATGAGCTTCGGGAAATTGCAGATGCTCTTGACAAGATCCACAAAGGAGCGACAATAGCAAACATTACTGGAGGGACAGTGGGAATTGCCGGGGGGATAACAACCATCGTAGGCCTCTGTCTCATTCCTGTTACATTTGGAGCATCCCTGATAGTCTCTCTTACAGGGCTTGCTGTTTCTACCGCAGGGGGACTGACCAGTGCAGCCGCAACCACCACAGATATAGTGGCAAGTAATGTCAAGAAGGAGACAGTAAAGAAGCTCCTTCAGGAGTGTCAGGCTGACGTGGAACATATCCTAGATCTTATGGAACGCGAAACTGAAAGACCGCAAAGCTCGAAAGATAATGAAAATAGTGGTTTCAGGATTTCTGACGTTGTGTTTGCAATCCCACAGATAGGTTCAGGGGCAGGACGAGCTGTTCTTAACACCATGAAAATGGTGGATGCTGGGAAGCTCCTGGCTAATGCTGGTAGAATTGCAAAATTTGCAGGAGCTGTGACCCATGTTCTAACAGCTCTCACCCTGGGGTTAGATATTTTCTTTGTAGCAAAAGATTCTATGGATCTCCACAAAGGTGCAAAAACAGAGCTGGCAGCTAAAATCCGAGAAGCCGTCAATGAAATGGAGCAAATGATTGGTGAAATCAACGAAATGGTCAAGGCCCTAactttaaggcccagcttgacaaagccctggctgggatga